In one Corallococcus silvisoli genomic region, the following are encoded:
- a CDS encoding DUF3088 domain-containing protein yields the protein MPVDTLFLLAPDFADPAYPGTRFYCEHCAQIEGVLSYYPQVARVMEVRRISWPRPRAAVVALVGEDNQWLPLVVLGEGSDDHGCASGVHEGRRFISGKDGIARWFSARFGIAVPHP from the coding sequence ATGCCTGTCGACACCTTGTTCCTGCTCGCTCCCGACTTCGCGGACCCTGCATATCCAGGCACGCGCTTCTACTGCGAGCACTGTGCACAGATAGAAGGCGTGTTGAGCTACTACCCGCAGGTCGCGCGCGTGATGGAGGTTCGGCGCATTTCATGGCCGCGGCCTCGCGCGGCGGTCGTCGCGCTCGTGGGGGAAGACAACCAGTGGTTGCCGTTGGTGGTGCTCGGCGAGGGCTCGGACGACCACGGCTGTGCCTCGGGTGTCCATGAGGGCAGACGCTTCATCTCTGGCAAGGACGGCATCGCCCGTTGGTTCTCGGCCCGCTTCGGCATCGCCGTGCCACATCCTTGA
- a CDS encoding YnfA family protein yields the protein MLLRAFGLFVLTAVAEVLGCYLPYLWLRENKSALLLLPAAASLAAFAWLLTLHPAGAARTYAAYGGVYIAVALVWMWLVEGERPSAWDLVGALVAIAGMAIIVLQPRRG from the coding sequence GTGCTGCTGCGCGCCTTCGGGCTCTTCGTCCTCACGGCAGTGGCCGAAGTACTTGGCTGCTACCTGCCCTACCTCTGGCTGCGTGAGAACAAGTCGGCGCTGCTGCTCCTCCCCGCGGCCGCGAGCCTGGCTGCCTTCGCGTGGCTCCTGACGCTGCATCCGGCCGGCGCCGCGCGCACCTACGCCGCGTACGGCGGGGTGTACATCGCGGTGGCGCTCGTCTGGATGTGGCTCGTCGAGGGCGAGCGGCCCTCGGCCTGGGACCTCGTCGGCGCACTCGTGGCCATCGCGGGCATGGCCATCATCGTCCTCCAGCCCCGGCGCGGATGA